Proteins from a single region of Acidobacteriota bacterium:
- a CDS encoding cytochrome P450 → RRKRGANGQPAAADPPAVAAAPLAVAAPPPPEPEDAPPPRLRWWRALLQR, encoded by the coding sequence CCGCCGCAAGCGGGGGGCGAACGGCCAGCCGGCCGCCGCCGACCCGCCCGCCGTGGCCGCGGCCCCGCTGGCGGTCGCCGCCCCGCCCCCGCCGGAGCCGGAGGATGCGCCACCCCCGCGGCTGCGCTGGTGGCGAGCCCTGTTGCAGCGCTGA